A portion of the Corticium candelabrum chromosome 5, ooCorCand1.1, whole genome shotgun sequence genome contains these proteins:
- the LOC134179304 gene encoding uncharacterized protein LOC134179304 — MEKTAVVDKTSEYLEEVYGRLVPTELRDSSKEDDPLPLTAFVNSDGRSALMASLSDMDGMMREKGKKKVEWQGEQKMLLEKREMSDLAQRVRTRDETEIESSMRETCGGKNRNDESAPSSEDGVSSGVTLENGKDEMMGETEKKEILWKELMRPIRFRSQRRADMEDVTVSGTLEERSKTIGNVSERLGSEKLQLSSTEDGPSHQENVGSRSRSDLRLSFDDGIKKYKRKKKVRFQDMEIKTKDTRKEVAVKWKEDVILEDFDDTIELSADRSWQKGRSVTAPSDRLGMKNVEPIPLRWAWSNDETTEEREVGRYEEKTPTSAHDATTSNESDVSPYWPFHEWKENGSLDTKEVASVRHGHTKKTKRWNIATRLRRLWKRRRPSDSPAPMTEIIKEHDEELREAADVCRNDDDLEAVDMEDIQNNREDDDQLEVRDYDSILISPASPPLLLPPCCLPSDGAETDEVLLNQPS, encoded by the exons ATGGAGAAAACAGCAGTGGTCGACAAAACGAGTGAATACCTAGAAGAGGTCTATGGACGTCTCGTACCTACAGAGTTACGAGATAGCAGCAAGGAAGATGATCCATTACCTCTGACGGCATTTGTCAATAGTGATGGTCGGAGCGCTCTAATGGCGTCACTTAGTGATATGGATGGAATGATGAGAGAAAAGGGTAAGAAGAAAGTCGAGTGGCAAGGGGAGCAAAAAATGCTTCTAGAGAAACGAG AGATGTCTGACTTGGCACAAAGAGTGAGAACGAGGGACGAGACTGAGATTGAGTCTTCTATGCGTGAAACATGCGGAGGAAAAAACAGGAACGATGAGTCTGCACCATCGAGTGAAGACGGTGTGAGCAGTGGTGTGACGCTTGAGAATGGGAAAGATGAAATGATGGGAGAAACGGAAAAGAAAGAAATACTCTGGAAAGAGCTCATGCGTCCGATTCGTTTCAGATCGCAAA GAAGAGCTGACATGGAAGACGTCACAGTGAGTGGAACGTTGGAGGAAAGGAGTAAAACGATAGGAAACGTTTCTGAGCGTCTCGGTTCTGAGAAGTTACAATTGAGCAGCACGGAAGATGGTCCATCTCACCAGGAGAATGTGGGCAGTCGCAGTAGGAGTGATTTGAGGTTGTCATTTGATGACGGAAtaaagaaatacaaaagaaagaaaaaagtCAGGTTTCAAGACATGGAAATCAAGACAAAAGATACAAGAAAGGAAG TGGCGGTGAAGTGGAAGGAAGATGTTATTTTAGAAGACTTTGACGATACTATCGAGCTTTCAGCGGATCGATCATGGCAAAAAGGTAGAAGTGTTACTGCTCCATCCGATCGTCTCGGAATGAAAAACGTCGAACCGATTCCTTTGAGGTGGGCCTGGAGCAATGATGAGACGACGGAAGAAAGAGAAGTTGGCAGATATGAAGAGAAAACTCCAACATCTGCAC ATGATGCCACTACTAGTAATGAGAGTGATGTGTCGCCTTATTGGCCTTTTCATGAATGGAAGGAGAATGGAAGTTTGGATACAAAAGAGGTAGCTTCCGTACGACATGGGCACACGAAGAAAACGAAGAGATGGAATATTGCTACGAGACTAAGAAGGCTATGGAAACGGCGAAGACCATCGGATTCGCCAGCGCCAATGACCG AAATCATAAAAGAACATGATGAAGAACTACGTGAAGCAGCAGACGTTTGTCGCAACGACGATGATCTAGAAGCTGTCGACATGGAAGACATACAAAACAATCGCGAGGACGACGACCAACTAGAAGTGAGAGACTATGACAGTATTTTGATCTCTCCAGCCTCTCCCCCGCTTCTCTTACCACCATGTTGTCTTCCATCCGATGGTGCAGAAACAGACGAGGTGCTACTGAATCAACCATCATAA
- the LOC134180329 gene encoding uncharacterized protein LOC134180329, which produces MCNTKKLQQKLNLQRTDNIVSSILANPQSKRSSARFRSLQGTGAGAWLDSIPQSAKFALKPGEFRLATRLRLGCEMPLGSVVSTCECGKDVDRDGYHLLTCKSGGGPVWTHETMSSVWSSCLQQLKMTHQREPRNCYINSNDRPDIIAFDAQSGCDIELDISVAHPWAQQILSQAALEDGAAASKRELEKAQKYGGEWNMWGRTSNCIALVFEHFGRWGQDAVDFLNRLSHQSTDEDGRSNGREFKTYWRRCLSIALQRCNANVLCKKLERVVRSKDSTEPCFAN; this is translated from the coding sequence ATGTGTAACACTAAAAagttacaacaaaaattgaacttgcaaagaacTGACAACATTGTATCTTCTATTCTTGCAAACCCTCAATCTAAGCGTTCTTCTGCAAGATTTAGGTCTCTTCAGGGAACAGGAGCAGGTGCGtggcttgactcaataccACAATCAGCGAAGTTTGCATTAAAGCCTGGCGAGTTTCGTCTTGCAACACGCTTGAGACTGGGTTGTGAAATGCCCTTGGGATCTGTTGTGTCAACCTGTGAATGCGGAAAAGATGTTGACAGAGAtggctatcaccttctaacATGCAAGAGCGGGGGCGGACCTGTCTGGACTCACGAAACAATGTCCAGTGTATGGAGCAGCTGCCTACAACAACTTAAAATGACACACCAAAGGGAACCAAGGAATTGCTACATTAATAGTAATGATAGACCTGATATCATTGCATTTGATGCACAATCTGGTTGCGATATCGAATTGGACATTTCTGtggctcacccatgggcacaACAGATTCTTTCTCAAGCAGCTTtggaagatggtgcagctgcatcCAAAAGAGAGCTTGAAAAGGCACAGAAATATGGTGGTGAGTGGAACATGTGGGGTCGCACCTCTAACTGCATTGCCTtggttttcgaacattttggaagatggggacaagatgctgttgactttctcaatcGCTTGTCACAccagtcaacagatgaagatggaagatcAAATGGCAGAGAGTTCAAGACGTACTGGCGTCGCTgtttatcaatagctttacaaagatgcaatgctaatgttttatgtaaaaaattagaaaGAGTAGTACGATCAAAGGACTCAACTGAACCGTGTTTTGCTAATTAG